A stretch of Clostridium formicaceticum DNA encodes these proteins:
- a CDS encoding cobalamin B12-binding domain-containing protein, translating into MEMALDLKVLTEAVGELDEDKVVEMLNEFVASEPTEEEAQKVVNACQQGMAIVGDLFDKGEYFVGDLIFAGELLSSAIEALKSVIGSGTTEKVGTIVLGTVEGDLHDIGKNIFRSMSEAAGFEVYDIGIDQSVTAFIEKIKEVKPQILGMSGVLTLAIDAMKNVVDGLEKEGLKNDLKIIIGGNPVTKEACEHVGADAFTTNAAEGVKICQGWMC; encoded by the coding sequence ATGGAAATGGCATTGGATTTAAAAGTATTAACTGAAGCAGTGGGAGAACTTGATGAAGACAAAGTAGTAGAAATGTTAAATGAATTTGTAGCAAGTGAGCCAACAGAAGAAGAGGCACAAAAAGTTGTAAATGCATGTCAGCAGGGTATGGCAATTGTAGGAGATTTATTTGATAAAGGTGAGTATTTCGTAGGAGACTTAATCTTTGCTGGCGAATTGCTTTCAAGTGCTATTGAAGCATTAAAGTCAGTAATTGGTTCTGGAACAACAGAAAAGGTAGGCACCATCGTTCTTGGTACAGTAGAAGGCGATTTGCATGATATTGGTAAGAACATATTTAGAAGTATGTCGGAGGCTGCTGGCTTTGAAGTTTATGATATAGGTATAGATCAATCGGTAACTGCGTTTATAGAAAAGATCAAAGAGGTTAAGCCTCAAATTCTTGGTATGAGTGGTGTTCTAACCCTAGCAATTGATGCTATGAAAAATGTAGTTGATGGTTTAGAAAAAGAAGGATTGAAAAATGATTTAAAAATTATTATTGGCGGTAATCCTGTAACAAAAGAGGCTTGTGAACATGTTGGTGCAGATGCCTTTACTACCAATGCAGCGGAAGGTGTAAAAATTTGTCAAGGATGGATGTGTTAA